One genomic window of Meiothermus sp. CFH 77666 includes the following:
- the purB gene encoding adenylosuccinate lyase, whose product MIERYQTPEMQALWSEARKYQTWAEVEILTLEAWESLGQVPPKTAQRLRDALHQKPIDAAFAKRVDEIEAETRHDIVAFTRALTEWTGDAEVARWLHLGLTSTDVVDTAQNVLLSEALGLLEQELAQVQEALKNLAIRYKHLPAVGRTHGVHAEPTSFGLRFLAFYAALLRDGERLQKAREGIRVAMISGSVGNYAHVEPAVEAWVAQKLGFQIEPVSTQVVPRDRHAELMGALAILGANIERIAVELRHLQRTEVLEAQEPFSYKQTGSSSMPHKKNPVALENISGLARLLRSNLQAELENVALWHERDISHSSVERVILPDSTTLAHYMLRRLKRVLQGLVVYEARIAHNLHLTRGLVYSQRVLGFLIESGLNRTTAYEVVQRNALQSWEEGRDFRELLEADPACPLKGEALARAFDPGYFLRHVDTIYARFGL is encoded by the coding sequence ATGATTGAACGCTACCAAACCCCCGAGATGCAGGCTTTGTGGAGCGAGGCCCGCAAGTACCAGACCTGGGCCGAGGTGGAGATTCTGACCCTGGAGGCCTGGGAAAGCCTGGGCCAGGTTCCGCCCAAAACCGCCCAGCGCTTGCGCGACGCGCTACATCAGAAACCGATTGATGCGGCTTTCGCAAAACGGGTAGACGAAATCGAGGCCGAGACCCGGCACGACATTGTGGCCTTTACCCGCGCCCTGACCGAATGGACCGGCGACGCCGAAGTAGCCCGCTGGCTCCACCTGGGCCTGACCAGCACCGATGTGGTGGACACCGCCCAGAACGTTTTGCTCTCGGAAGCCCTGGGCCTGCTCGAGCAGGAACTGGCACAGGTGCAGGAGGCCCTCAAGAACCTGGCCATCCGGTACAAGCACCTGCCTGCGGTGGGGCGCACCCACGGCGTACATGCCGAGCCCACCAGCTTTGGGCTGCGCTTTTTAGCGTTTTATGCGGCCTTGTTGCGGGACGGCGAACGCCTGCAGAAAGCCCGCGAAGGCATCCGGGTGGCCATGATTTCCGGCTCGGTGGGGAACTATGCCCATGTGGAGCCCGCCGTGGAGGCCTGGGTAGCGCAGAAGCTGGGTTTTCAGATCGAGCCGGTTTCCACCCAGGTAGTGCCGCGCGACCGCCATGCCGAACTGATGGGGGCCCTGGCCATTCTGGGAGCCAACATAGAGCGTATCGCCGTGGAGCTGCGGCATTTGCAGCGCACCGAGGTGCTGGAAGCCCAGGAGCCTTTCAGCTACAAGCAGACCGGCTCCTCTTCCATGCCCCACAAGAAAAACCCGGTGGCGCTGGAAAATATCTCGGGGCTGGCCCGGCTGTTGCGCAGCAATCTGCAAGCCGAGCTCGAGAACGTGGCTCTCTGGCACGAGCGCGACATCTCGCACAGCTCGGTGGAGCGGGTGATTCTACCCGACTCCACCACCCTGGCCCACTACATGCTACGCCGCCTCAAGCGGGTTTTGCAGGGGTTGGTGGTCTACGAGGCGCGCATTGCCCACAACCTGCACCTGACCCGAGGGCTGGTGTACTCCCAGCGGGTACTGGGCTTTTTGATCGAGTCCGGCCTGAACCGAACCACCGCCTACGAGGTAGTGCAGCGCAACGCCCTGCAAAGCTGGGAAGAGGGGCGAGATTTTCGGGA